The following nucleotide sequence is from Pseudobutyrivibrio ruminis HUN009.
AACTGAATGGTCGTCAGCATCTGCATACTTTTCATCAATCCACTTTGCAGCAAGCTTACAAGCATAGTCAGCAAGTTCTGCATCGTCTGAAACCATAAGTGCATCGTACTCTGATGTAGGTGCAACGAATGCTACAAACTTAATGCCTTTTTCCTGACACTCAGTAACAATTCCGTCCATTGACTCTGGTGCTACTGACCAGCAGAATAACACATCTACACCCATTGCTATGAAGTTTTCGCATGCTTCAATCTGAGTTGTTGGATTGAACTCACCATCTGCATACTGAGCATCATAACCAGCTTCTTCAAATACTGTTACAAATTCATCTGCTAACATCTGGAAGAAATCTCCACCCAATCCAAATGTTACGAAACCAACTGTTTTGCCCTCACCTGGCTTATCAGCTGACTCTGTTGTTTCAGATTTAGAATCTGAAGTTGTCGCCTGAGTGTCACCTGTCTTTGAGCTTCCGCATCCCGCGAACAAGGAAGCAACCAAAGCTACTGTCATTACCACTGATAATAGTTTCTTTTTCATTTAATACCCTCCAATTATTTTGTTTTTTATATACTCTTCTGTTCTCTATTGCTAAGGTAAAGTGAGAATAGCATGATTAATCCCTTTGCAATGTACTGTGGATATGTACCGAGATTAATAAGCTGCATACCATTTGCAAGAACACCAAGAACATATACCGCTACAATTGCCTTCCAAAGTGTACCCTCACCACCTTTAAGAGCAACACCTGAAAGAACACAGGCTGTGATTCCAGTGAACTCAATACCTACACCAGTGCTTGAGTCAGCGGAACCTGAACGAGATGCTAACAATACTGCAGAAATACCAACCAAAATACCTGCCACCGTAAATGCTAAAACTTTGATTTTAGCTACATCTAATCCAGCAAGTCTTGCTGCTTCAGGATTATCTCCTGCTGCATATACATCTCTACCAATTGATGTCTTTGTTAAAACGAAGATTGCTATTGCAACAAGTACAGCCATGATAATTACATTTAAAGGAATAACCCCAATCTTTCCCTGGCCAATATACATAAAACTCTTTGGCAAATTATGGAATGTCTTAGATCCAGATATTAAATATGAAATACCTTGGAAAATTGCCATTGTACCCAGTGTAACTATCATTGCATTACTTTTTAAAACAAGTGTCATCAAGCCATTAAAGCTTCCCAATATAGAACAAACAACAATTGCCAATATTACAGCTACAGGAACTGATACTGTTCCATTAGCTAAAAGCTTTGTGCAAAGTACTGCCGCTACTGACATTTGATATCCAATTGAAAGGTCACAGCCGCCACTTACCATGATGATAAATACTGCTGTTGAACATACTGCCACGTGAACATTCTGTACCAAAATATTAGTAATATTTAATGGTGTTAAAAACGCAGGTGACATTATGCTAAAAAATACCATTAATACCAAAAGTAAAATAACCATAGACCAATCAGAAATGATTCGCCCAATAGATTTCTTATTTTTCATTCCATTTTCCTCCTACAATCCAGACGCTTTCTTCAAAATTGTTTGCTGGTCATATTCGCTCTTTTGTATTTCACCAGCAAACTTGCCTTCATGAATCACTATGATTCTTTCAGACATTCCTAAAAGCTCCTCCATATCAGAGGAAACCATTATGATA
It contains:
- a CDS encoding sugar ABC transporter substrate-binding protein, which produces MKKKLLSVVMTVALVASLFAGCGSSKTGDTQATTSDSKSETTESADKPGEGKTVGFVTFGLGGDFFQMLADEFVTVFEEAGYDAQYADGEFNPTTQIEACENFIAMGVDVLFCWSVAPESMDGIVTECQEKGIKFVAFVAPTSEYDALMVSDDAELADYACKLAAKWIDEKYADADDHSVPVVVLSCRTADTGVIQADELDKIEEFSTKAKFVKEVECQDETVDDGMKATENLFATDDSTKVILTAHSNIATGANNYLTGLSSPVQDYSDMAIFAINGDNAMAELIKTSINDECPLRGMVMTGSVNDTASEMLYVCNGILDGSLEEGHIQKAGTLFVYSDTVDEYLETGTVKSVTNADFD
- a CDS encoding ABC transporter permease, giving the protein MKNKKSIGRIISDWSMVILLLVLMVFFSIMSPAFLTPLNITNILVQNVHVAVCSTAVFIIMVSGGCDLSIGYQMSVAAVLCTKLLANGTVSVPVAVILAIVVCSILGSFNGLMTLVLKSNAMIVTLGTMAIFQGISYLISGSKTFHNLPKSFMYIGQGKIGVIPLNVIIMAVLVAIAIFVLTKTSIGRDVYAAGDNPEAARLAGLDVAKIKVLAFTVAGILVGISAVLLASRSGSADSSTGVGIEFTGITACVLSGVALKGGEGTLWKAIVAVYVLGVLANGMQLINLGTYPQYIAKGLIMLFSLYLSNREQKSI